In the Oceanibaculum nanhaiense genome, AAAGGGCAATACCGTTATTCACGATATCGGGGCCGCCATATTGGACTGGTCGAATATGAGCGGCATTGGCTTCCGCCCGTCCACCCCCATTGATGAACTTCAATCCGGTGATCGCGCAGCGCTCTCCATAGGCACGAAGTACAACTCGACGGAATATCCTGTCACGCACCATGCGATTGGTTAGTTGTTGAAGGCGCGTTCGCGTTGTTTCGAATTCATAAGGTCGCTGGTCTTCAGCAAGCCCAGGTATGGTTGTGTCTGTCTCAAGGCGCGGCAACAAGGGAGCACTATCGGTCAAACCGTTTTCAATGATACGCATGAAATCTGCTGTTGAAATTGGTCTTACGGCCGCTTGGGCACGACCTGATAGACGCCCTTCATCATTGAGCAGTCCGCGTTCAATGGGACCGCTATCATCGTTGAATGGCACAGGCTCAGCGAAGTCGAGATAACTTCCAGGCTCAATCAAGGCATAAAACATGCCGGGCGCCATTGGATCTGGAATGATTTTATGGACACGGGCTATCCCAAAGTAACCGCGCGTTTCACGCAATTTTTTGGGCTCTAAATAAACGATCCAGTCGCCAACGGAGCCGCTTGCCCGTTGCAGATATTGCTTTGGAAACTGGTACTGTATTGCGGGACTGTCATTATAGATCGAGTCCGGTCGCAGCATGAATACACA is a window encoding:
- a CDS encoding HNH endonuclease; this encodes MMMAAKLLNAKASYRIVYRMSHCVFMLRPDSIYNDSPAIQYQFPKQYLQRASGSVGDWIVYLEPKKLRETRGYFGIARVHKIIPDPMAPGMFYALIEPGSYLDFAEPVPFNDDSGPIERGLLNDEGRLSGRAQAAVRPISTADFMRIIENGLTDSAPLLPRLETDTTIPGLAEDQRPYEFETTRTRLQQLTNRMVRDRIFRRVVLRAYGERCAITGLKFINGGGRAEANAAHIRPVQYGGPDIVNNGIALSGTAHWMFDRGLISLSDDLDILISRQVNDPRSIERLIDGTSKAIMPLCAADRPHTSFLSWHRENCFKH